A genomic segment from Vidua macroura isolate BioBank_ID:100142 chromosome Z, ASM2450914v1, whole genome shotgun sequence encodes:
- the POC5 gene encoding centrosomal protein POC5 translates to MSSDEKKSTSPVFPDDCVQDSSASSNSQDEYKELFHFTVMTPKFEQCVSKLPEPASEQRPSDRVSRLTDDASHRNMPVSTSVKQAGMEQPALPEATSFTHGPREVSKTTVTELTSPDGKVTQIENIVDRWSGSLKTNILTELKNWELNTIQHHKLQMRQEKEKHVTQVKQLQNEMENLKELLHTYEISISRKDEVIINLTRALEKQKERAVLMRAFTLWRIQHVKAKQEEYAIRMADRHFQTALMKKVWAAWCSVSEERRKDKVARACQLRAEDMCVQLANDCEAKIAELTAALELSRAEILRLHTERDQYEDTVKKAFMRGVCALNLEAMTMFQSTDSRADPDVGSRRNDHATTGAGRPPPSQYNQPLPPPPPAAALQMENMFCSHLAHASTPETRLGSDSPVIFNSTTSGSGVTSTQKLPTAKVITSAQQKAGRTITARITGRADMGQKSRASRSLIVRRVAPPTSSVIVEKHHPVTQQTTSQANAAKYP, encoded by the exons ATGTCATCTGATGAGAAGAAGAGCACAAGTCCAGTTTTCCCAGATGACTGTGTTCAGGACAGTTCTGCTTCTTCAAATTCTCAG GATGAATATAAAGAGCTGTTTCATTTTACTGTAATGACTCCGAAGTTTGAACAGTGTGTCTCAAAGTTGCCAGAGCCTGCCTCAGAACAGAGACCATCTGACAGAGTTTCCAGGTTAACAGATGATGCCAGTCATCGTAATATGCCAG tctcaaCATCAGTGAAGCAGGCTGGTATGGAACAACCTGCTCTTCCAGAAGCAACTTCTTTCACACATGGTCCAAGAGAAGTCAGCAAAACCACAGTGACTGAATTAACTTCACCAGATGGAAAAGTCACTCAAATAGAAAATATAGTTGATCGCTGGAGTGGAAGTCTTAAG ACAAATATTCTGACTGAACTGAAAAATTGGGAACTTAATACGATTCAACATCACAAGCTTCAAATGAGacaagagaaagagaaacatGTCACACAAGTGAAGcaactgcagaatgagatggaAAACCTGAAAGAGTTACTTCATACTTATGAAATCTCAATTAGCAGGAAAGATGAG GTAATAATTAACTTGACCCGAGcattagaaaagcaaaaggagagagCAGTGTTGATGAGAGCATTTACACTGTGGCGGATTCAGCATGTTAAAGCCAAACAAGAG GAATATGCAATTAGAATGGCAGATAGACATTTCCAGACGGCTTTGATGAAGAAAGTGTGGGCCGCATGGTGCTCTGTTAGTGAAGAAAGACGGAAAGACAAAGTAGCAAGAGCCTGTCAGTTAAGGGCAGAAGATATGTGTGTTCAGCTTGCCAATGATTGTGAAGCGAAAATTGCAGAg TTAACTGCTGCTTTGGAACTGTCAAGAGCTGAGATTCTGCGACTGCATACTGAAAGAGATCAGTATGAAGACACTGTGAAGAAAGCCTTTATGCGTGGTGTATGTGCTTTGAATCTGGAAGCAATGACCATGTTTCAAAGCACGGACAGTAGGGCAGATCCTG ATGTAGGAAGCAGGAGAAATGATCATGCTACCACTGGTGCAGGAAGGCCACCTCCTTCACAATATAATCAACCGTTACCACCAcctccaccagcagctgctcttcagaTGGAAAACATG ttttgcAGCCACCTGGCTCATGCAAGCACTCCTGAGACCAGACTAGGTTCTGATTCTCCAGTTATCTTCAATAGCACAACATCAGGATCTGGTGTGACATCAACTCAAAAACTG cCCACAGCAAAAGTAATAACATCTGCACAACAGAAAGCAGGAAGAACAATCACTGCTCGAATCACAGGCCGAGCTGATATGGGACAAAAATCCAGAGCTTCTAGGAGTTTAATAGTGAGGAGAGTTGCTCCACCCACAAGTTCAGTTATTGTTGAGAAGCATCATCCAGTCACTCAG CAAACCACATCACAAGCCAATGCTGCTAAGTATCCTTGA